In a genomic window of Wyeomyia smithii strain HCP4-BCI-WySm-NY-G18 chromosome 1, ASM2978416v1, whole genome shotgun sequence:
- the LOC129718512 gene encoding pre-mRNA-splicing factor RBM22 — MAMSKTTNTYNRQNWEDSEFPILCQTCLGDNPYVRMIKERYGKECKICTRPFTIFRWCPGARMRFKKTEICQTCSKLKNVCQTCLLDLEYGLPTQVRDAALKIQDRIPESDVNKEYYIQTIEGQLKAAGDSTVAAGTVGKSLAASDILAKLARTAPYYKRNLPHICSFWVKGECKRGEECPYRHDKPVEPDDPLSEQNIRDRYYGRNDPVADKLMKRAASIPKLEPPEDKTITTLYVGNLGEHLTEVDIRDNFYHYGEIRSVSLVPRQQCAFVQYTKRAAAELAAEKTFNKLILGGKKLTIKWAHSQAKSTAYAQSSVPRGNRIFDPVPGLPGQLPMPPNPNDYFNLQASEMAVLPAGMKIHQLPPGLIPGAPTGGYSQMYSQPTPGAGPSGTGPTSHVMVPPAMTNPGMQAMHYPSQDPARLGALKK, encoded by the exons ATGGCGATGTCCAAAACGACTAACACGTACAATCGACAGAACTGGGAGGATTCG GAGTTCCCTATTCTGTGCCAAACGTGTCTTGGTGACAATCCGTACGTTCGAATG atTAAAGAACGCTACGGTAAAGAGTGTAAAATCTGCACCCGACCGTTCACCATCTTCCGCTGGTGCCCGGGAGCGCGGATGCGCTTCAAAAAGACGGAAATTTGCCAAACTTGCAGCAAGTTAAAAAACGTCTGCCAAACGTGTCTGCTGGATCTGGAGTACGGTTTGCCGACGCAGGTTCGTGATGCGGCTCTCAAAATACAGGACCGCATTCCGGAGAGTGACGTTAACAAGGAGTACTACATTCAGACCATTGAAGGCCAGCTAAAGGCGGCTGGAGATTCGACGGTGGCCGCGGGAACAGTTGGCAAATCGCTGGCGGCGAGTGATATTCTGGCGAAGTTGGCCCGGACGGCTCCCTACTACAAGCGAAATTTGCCGCATATTTGTTCATTTTGGGTGAAAGGTGAATGCAAGCGAGGCGAGGAGTGTCCTTATCGGCATGACAAACCCGTCGAACCGGATGATCCTCTGTCGGAGCAGAATATTCGAGATCGATATTACGGTCGTAATGATCCGGTAGCGGATAAACTTATGAAGAGAGCTGCATCCATTCCGAAGCTGGAACCACCAGAAGATAAAACGATCACCACGTTATATGTGGGTAATTTAGGGGAACATCTAACGGAAGTTGACATTCGAGATAACTTCTATCACTACGGAGAAATTCGGTCCGTTTCCCTGGTGCCAAGGCAACAGTGTGCCTTCGTGCAGTACACCAAAAGAGCTGCGGCTGAGTTGGCTGCAGAAAAAACCTTCAACAAACTAATCCTCGGCGGCAAGAAGCTCACCATTAAATGGGCACACTCACAAGCCAAATCTACTGCCTACGCGCAAAGCTCTGTTCCGCGAGGCAACCGTATATTCGATCCGGTTCCGGGGCTGCCCGGACAGTTGCCGATGCCACCGAACCCGAACGACTATTTCAACCTTCAAGCATCGGAAATGGCTGTCCTGCCAGCGGGTATGAAAATTCATCAGCTTCCGCCGGGACTGATTCCTGGTGCCCCCACCGGGGGCTACTCGCAAATGTACTCCCAACCAACGCCGGGTGCGGGACCGAGTGGGACAGGACCGACCAGTCACGTGATGGTACCACCGGCCATGACCAATCCCGGCATGCAAGCGATGCATTACCCGAGTCAAGATCCGGCCCGGCTAGGTGCTCTCAAGAAGTAG